A DNA window from Haloferax volcanii DS2 contains the following coding sequences:
- a CDS encoding SDR family oxidoreductase, which produces MTDHQHAAIVTGASSGIGRAVVERLQADYDYVACFDIETGETDWDDEGVHEFAVDVRDPDAVADAVAAVESVADVAALVNNAGISRAVSLADLDPDEWDRVLDVNLKGQYVVARAVAPGMVERGEGAIVNVSSVADLPLERIGTPEEVADVVAFLCDGASYVTGTVLTVDGGSMLR; this is translated from the coding sequence ATGACGGACCACCAGCACGCGGCAATCGTGACCGGCGCGTCCAGCGGTATCGGACGGGCGGTCGTCGAGCGACTCCAAGCGGACTATGACTACGTCGCCTGCTTCGACATCGAGACCGGCGAGACCGACTGGGACGACGAAGGCGTCCACGAGTTCGCGGTCGACGTACGCGACCCCGACGCGGTCGCGGACGCGGTGGCGGCGGTCGAGTCGGTCGCTGACGTGGCGGCGCTCGTGAACAACGCGGGCATCTCGCGGGCCGTCTCCCTCGCGGACCTCGACCCAGACGAGTGGGACCGCGTCCTCGACGTGAACCTCAAAGGGCAGTACGTCGTCGCCCGCGCCGTCGCCCCGGGTATGGTCGAGCGCGGCGAGGGTGCCATCGTCAACGTGTCGAGCGTCGCCGACCTCCCGCTCGAACGCATCGGAACGCCCGAGGAAGTCGCTGACGTGGTCGCGTTCCTCTGCGACGGCGCGAGCTACGTGACGGGGACGGTGCTGACGGTCGACGGCGGGTCGATGCTCCGGTGA
- a CDS encoding PPC domain-containing DNA-binding protein, whose protein sequence is MDYVNEGDTVVVRLDPGEQVLDSLAAVRDELDIEHGFLTGIGAVDAVTLGHYDVDDQEYLEEEFTGQFEVTSFLGNIGPDKIHTHIQVGTRDFETLGGHCSGARVSGTFEVVIHLGETPLTHHLDERTGLDVFDI, encoded by the coding sequence ATGGACTATGTCAACGAAGGCGACACGGTCGTCGTCAGGCTGGACCCCGGCGAACAGGTCCTCGACTCGCTGGCCGCGGTGCGCGACGAACTCGACATCGAACACGGCTTTCTCACGGGTATCGGCGCGGTCGACGCCGTCACGCTCGGCCACTACGACGTGGACGACCAGGAGTACCTCGAAGAGGAGTTCACGGGCCAGTTCGAGGTGACGAGCTTCCTCGGCAACATCGGCCCCGACAAGATTCACACGCACATTCAGGTCGGCACTCGCGACTTCGAGACGCTCGGCGGCCACTGTTCCGGCGCGCGCGTCTCCGGGACGTTCGAGGTGGTCATCCACCTCGGCGAGACGCCGCTGACCCACCACCTCGACGAGCGGACCGGCCTCGACGTGTTCGACATCTGA
- a CDS encoding HFX_2341 family transcriptional regulator domain-containing protein — protein sequence MKRHLRVHIVPLWREHDRIVGPIEDDRPDKVYLLEHEDSAVERPTYHEAVVDRIADVVGSPPDVEYLDLFDMYEVMGAVTTIADWHPDDFVRVNVTAGTKRAAVGATMACMDEHTDAEPYVVDPEVRPHGLDAPVTEGFAQASLLTTYQIDSPSPDQVAALAIIEAHDTDAKHAKKKTLITEAARYGLEFMRGRVDGEADDYDPVTGDYNVLDNRVTATLEHQGYVTVTQRGTRRYLELTEEGRQTLRAFRHRAESVVSDLEARTDDPSESVDFALDNPVDALVENR from the coding sequence ATGAAACGACACCTCCGCGTTCACATCGTCCCCCTGTGGCGCGAACACGACCGCATCGTCGGCCCCATCGAGGACGACCGACCGGACAAGGTCTACCTCCTCGAACACGAGGACTCCGCGGTCGAGCGCCCGACCTACCACGAGGCGGTCGTCGACCGCATCGCCGACGTAGTCGGTTCTCCGCCCGACGTCGAATACTTGGACCTCTTCGATATGTACGAGGTGATGGGCGCGGTTACGACCATCGCCGACTGGCACCCCGACGACTTCGTCCGCGTCAACGTCACCGCCGGCACCAAGCGCGCGGCCGTCGGCGCGACGATGGCCTGCATGGACGAACACACCGACGCCGAACCGTACGTCGTCGACCCCGAGGTCCGGCCGCACGGCCTCGACGCGCCGGTCACGGAGGGCTTCGCGCAGGCGTCGCTCCTGACGACCTACCAAATCGACTCGCCGTCTCCCGACCAGGTCGCCGCGCTCGCCATCATCGAGGCCCACGACACCGACGCCAAGCACGCGAAAAAGAAGACGCTCATCACCGAGGCGGCCCGCTACGGCCTCGAGTTCATGCGCGGCCGCGTCGACGGCGAGGCCGACGACTACGACCCCGTCACCGGCGACTACAACGTCCTCGACAACCGCGTCACCGCGACGCTCGAACATCAGGGCTACGTCACGGTCACCCAGCGCGGTACTCGCCGCTATCTCGAACTCACGGAGGAGGGGCGACAGACGCTCCGCGCGTTCCGCCACCGGGCCGAATCGGTCGTCTCGGACCTCGAAGCGCGGACCGACGACCCGTCCGAGAGCGTCGATTTCGCCCTCGACAACCCGGTCGACGCGCTCGTGGAGAATCGGTAG
- a CDS encoding PQQ-binding-like beta-propeller repeat protein has protein sequence MPSNMHTRRAVLAAGGATALASLSGCVGRALGALDLERDYRRDAPVGDVTGAWPTAQHDFANTGYTTDSGPSADASVERIASGDAALATSVALADGRGVLGHSDGDGEDGVYRALDLDSETAPAESDDAWTIDYAHGKSTPTLAGDAMFVSTAEFVAAYDARTGERCWRTTEGGYGTPENAPVLAAETLVDGGSAPVFGRDPETGAEQWCYDAGEAYPGLVARDGVVYTPIGADHEQTGVAALDAATGEERWRREDLPQSGVPLAVGGSHLYYNAHRGNVFALALEDGSTQWQASIPLPENGSPRTAVAGDTVHAQTSRGSLAAFDAADGATKWTLSLDADTFARPPVVAGDTRFVGSDDRLYAVSAASGENLWSTALDARPSGGLSVRGSELYFAGMGRNPGVFRVAD, from the coding sequence ATGCCCTCCAACATGCACACGCGCAGAGCCGTTCTCGCGGCCGGCGGGGCGACCGCTCTGGCGTCGCTCTCTGGCTGTGTCGGCCGCGCGCTCGGTGCCCTCGACCTTGAGCGAGACTATCGGCGCGACGCGCCCGTCGGCGACGTGACGGGCGCGTGGCCGACCGCCCAGCACGACTTCGCCAACACCGGTTACACGACCGACTCCGGCCCCTCGGCTGACGCGAGCGTCGAACGAATCGCGTCGGGCGACGCCGCGCTCGCCACGTCAGTCGCCCTCGCCGACGGGCGCGGCGTGCTCGGCCACAGCGACGGCGACGGCGAGGACGGCGTCTATCGCGCGCTCGACCTCGATTCCGAAACCGCCCCCGCCGAGTCCGACGACGCGTGGACTATCGATTACGCGCACGGCAAGTCCACGCCCACGCTCGCCGGCGACGCGATGTTCGTCTCGACCGCCGAGTTCGTCGCGGCTTACGACGCCCGGACCGGCGAGCGGTGCTGGCGGACGACCGAGGGCGGCTACGGGACCCCCGAAAACGCGCCGGTGCTCGCCGCGGAGACGCTCGTCGACGGCGGGAGCGCGCCCGTCTTCGGGCGAGACCCCGAGACTGGGGCGGAGCAATGGTGCTACGACGCCGGCGAGGCGTATCCCGGACTCGTCGCCCGCGACGGCGTCGTCTACACGCCAATCGGCGCTGACCACGAACAGACCGGCGTCGCCGCGCTCGATGCCGCCACCGGCGAGGAGCGATGGCGGCGCGAGGACCTCCCGCAGAGCGGCGTCCCGCTCGCGGTGGGCGGCTCTCACCTGTACTACAACGCCCACCGCGGGAACGTGTTCGCTCTCGCCCTCGAAGACGGGTCGACGCAGTGGCAGGCGTCGATTCCGCTCCCGGAGAACGGCAGTCCGCGGACCGCCGTCGCGGGCGACACGGTCCACGCCCAGACCTCGCGGGGGAGCCTCGCCGCGTTCGACGCCGCCGACGGCGCGACGAAGTGGACGCTGTCGCTCGATGCGGATACGTTCGCCCGACCGCCGGTCGTCGCCGGCGACACCCGCTTCGTGGGGAGCGACGACCGTCTCTACGCGGTTTCGGCGGCGTCCGGTGAGAACCTGTGGTCGACGGCGCTCGACGCCCGACCGTCGGGCGGCCTGTCGGTCCGCGGGTCTGAACTCTACTTCGCCGGGATGGGTCGGAACCCCGGCGTGTTCCGCGTGGCGGACTGA
- a CDS encoding ABC transporter ATP-binding protein: protein MPSTNADAAVEATDLRKAYGSEVALDGVSLSIPSGTVYGFLGPNGAGKTTTMRILTGLSQPTSGSVRICGLDASDRGKLAPHVGYLPETPPLYDEFSAREQLDYVADLRDISSETAEARIDDLLDQFDLVGDANKRIGTYSKGMKQKTAFIQSVLHDPDVLFLDEPTSGLDPRAARQIRTSIGDVADSGATVFLSTHILPVVEAVADEVGVLFDGRVVAEGTPDEVKSRAQTGGEGSLEDAFLAVTSDEPQLSGATDE from the coding sequence ATGCCCTCCACGAACGCGGACGCCGCGGTCGAAGCGACCGACCTCAGGAAGGCCTACGGCTCCGAGGTCGCGCTCGACGGCGTCTCGCTGTCGATTCCGAGCGGAACGGTGTACGGCTTTCTCGGGCCGAACGGCGCGGGGAAGACGACGACGATGCGCATCCTGACGGGGCTGTCACAGCCCACCTCGGGGTCGGTCCGCATCTGCGGCCTCGACGCGAGCGACCGCGGGAAACTCGCGCCGCACGTCGGCTACCTCCCGGAGACGCCGCCGCTGTACGACGAGTTCAGCGCCCGCGAGCAGCTCGACTACGTCGCTGACCTCCGCGACATCTCGTCGGAGACCGCCGAGGCGCGCATCGACGACCTCCTCGACCAGTTCGACCTCGTCGGCGACGCGAACAAGCGCATCGGCACGTACTCCAAGGGGATGAAACAGAAGACCGCGTTCATCCAGAGCGTGCTCCACGACCCGGACGTGCTGTTTCTCGACGAGCCGACCTCGGGACTCGACCCCCGCGCAGCGCGGCAGATTCGGACCTCCATCGGCGACGTGGCCGACTCGGGGGCGACCGTCTTCCTCTCGACGCACATCCTGCCCGTGGTCGAGGCCGTCGCCGACGAGGTCGGCGTCCTGTTCGACGGCCGCGTCGTCGCCGAGGGGACGCCCGACGAGGTGAAATCGCGCGCCCAGACGGGCGGCGAAGGCTCGCTCGAAGACGCGTTCCTCGCGGTCACGAGCGACGAACCGCAGCTGTCGGGTGCCACCGACGAATGA
- a CDS encoding DUF7847 domain-containing protein: MAALQSIGTAAGSLRRNPILFVVAMAFSLVQLPSLFAQAVGPLVGGIVSLVFSGVTVFVIPFFLGGVLGMANEAIDGRTSLGTLVSEGKSHYVSLLVVYFSLLVVNLVLSFVGGFAAVFVGLAVLGSGIELGTVGLAILAIVVLAVVLTYLAVAFVVQFFGHAIVIDDLGAVDGVKRSVACVRNNLVSVFGYSVIVGLGGLVAGVFGGVASLLLTPSLRHQGTAVAGPGSGAPAASAFSSLPAIGVVGMVAVAVGLVLVSGLIGGFFAAYSTAFYRSIRPTNPETTTP; encoded by the coding sequence ATGGCAGCCCTCCAATCCATCGGCACAGCCGCCGGCTCTCTCAGACGGAACCCGATACTGTTCGTCGTCGCCATGGCGTTCAGCCTCGTCCAACTCCCGTCGCTGTTCGCACAGGCGGTCGGCCCGCTCGTCGGCGGCATCGTCTCGCTGGTCTTCAGCGGGGTCACGGTATTCGTCATCCCGTTTTTCCTCGGCGGGGTCCTCGGCATGGCCAACGAAGCTATCGACGGTCGCACCTCGCTCGGCACGCTCGTCAGCGAGGGGAAGTCGCACTACGTCTCGCTGCTCGTCGTCTACTTCAGCCTGCTCGTCGTCAACCTCGTGTTGTCGTTCGTCGGCGGCTTCGCCGCGGTGTTCGTCGGCCTCGCCGTCCTCGGGAGCGGAATCGAGTTGGGCACGGTCGGGCTCGCGATTCTGGCCATCGTCGTCCTCGCCGTCGTGCTCACCTACCTCGCCGTGGCGTTCGTCGTGCAGTTCTTCGGCCACGCCATCGTCATCGACGACCTCGGCGCGGTCGACGGCGTCAAGCGGAGCGTCGCCTGCGTCAGAAACAACCTCGTATCGGTCTTCGGCTACTCGGTCATCGTCGGCCTCGGCGGCCTCGTCGCCGGCGTGTTCGGCGGCGTGGCCTCGCTCCTCCTCACCCCGTCGCTCCGGCATCAGGGGACCGCGGTGGCCGGCCCGGGAAGCGGTGCGCCCGCCGCGTCGGCGTTTTCGAGCCTCCCGGCAATCGGCGTCGTCGGCATGGTCGCCGTCGCGGTCGGACTCGTGCTCGTCAGCGGCCTCATCGGCGGCTTCTTCGCCGCGTACTCGACCGCGTTCTACCGGTCGATTCGCCCGACGAACCCCGAGACGACGACTCCCTGA
- a CDS encoding alpha/beta fold hydrolase, producing the protein MQPIRFEPGAEPSDERFGDDTPLLCCHGGMAPPAFWDPVVPHLGDYEVVVPERPGFGTCLDDAETTPAEAVLEREVECVRELVDGIRAATGRDPVLFGHSYGALTALEAATDARVAAVAAYEPAVLPEANRTEANLSERMAALVEAGQRREAVKRYVEQVLHPDGIDDLDAWLDEWPVWPDCVALAEEVVRMNRAVEQYRLPARLDVDAPAVVLAGTDGPDFLRESARNVHDALPTSRFVEFDALGHGGPGDDPERVAAAVDAFLRDRAGLP; encoded by the coding sequence ATGCAACCGATTCGATTCGAACCCGGAGCCGAACCGTCCGACGAACGATTCGGAGACGACACGCCGCTTCTGTGCTGTCACGGCGGGATGGCACCGCCGGCGTTCTGGGACCCGGTCGTCCCGCACCTCGGGGACTACGAGGTCGTCGTCCCGGAGCGACCCGGGTTCGGCACCTGTCTGGACGACGCCGAGACGACGCCCGCCGAGGCGGTGCTGGAGCGCGAGGTCGAGTGCGTCCGCGAACTCGTCGACGGGATTCGCGCGGCGACCGGGCGCGACCCGGTGCTGTTCGGTCACTCCTACGGCGCGCTCACCGCCCTCGAAGCGGCGACCGACGCGCGGGTGGCCGCCGTCGCCGCCTACGAACCGGCGGTACTCCCGGAAGCGAACCGAACCGAGGCGAACCTCTCGGAGCGCATGGCCGCGCTCGTGGAGGCGGGACAGCGGCGCGAGGCGGTCAAACGCTACGTCGAGCAGGTGCTCCACCCCGACGGCATCGACGACCTCGACGCGTGGCTCGACGAATGGCCCGTCTGGCCCGACTGCGTCGCCCTCGCCGAGGAGGTCGTCCGGATGAACCGCGCGGTCGAGCAGTACCGGCTTCCGGCCCGCTTGGACGTGGACGCGCCGGCCGTGGTCTTGGCCGGCACCGACGGTCCCGACTTCCTCCGCGAGAGCGCCCGAAACGTCCACGACGCCCTCCCGACCAGTCGGTTCGTCGAGTTCGACGCGCTCGGCCACGGCGGCCCCGGCGACGACCCCGAGCGGGTCGCGGCCGCGGTCGACGCGTTCCTTCGTGACCGAGCCGGTCTCCCGTGA
- a CDS encoding helix-turn-helix domain-containing protein has product MGLIAEFDIDCDALPLTGVAAAVPEATLALELQYNHGERPMFIVTATGGETRALEGAMDDAFDVADWTRIGESGETRRYQAAPARSFEEQLGDSLDDLAGLEALATADAIIERIEVRPAGWRQTGWFADRDEFGRFASFWRRSAGFELRRLARDGDPEPPGEGLTDRQNEALRTAYELGYFDIPRGATLREVADELGITASSASERLRRAQTRLIAETVATTWPPLPN; this is encoded by the coding sequence ATGGGGCTCATCGCCGAGTTCGACATCGACTGCGACGCGCTCCCGCTGACCGGGGTCGCGGCGGCGGTTCCGGAGGCGACGCTCGCGCTGGAACTCCAGTACAACCACGGCGAGCGGCCGATGTTCATCGTGACGGCCACCGGTGGAGAGACGCGGGCGCTCGAAGGCGCCATGGACGACGCCTTCGACGTGGCCGACTGGACGCGAATCGGTGAGTCGGGCGAGACGCGCCGGTATCAGGCTGCCCCGGCGCGGAGCTTCGAAGAACAGCTCGGAGACAGCCTCGACGACCTCGCCGGACTGGAGGCCCTCGCCACCGCCGACGCCATCATCGAGCGCATCGAGGTCCGGCCGGCGGGCTGGCGGCAGACCGGCTGGTTCGCAGACCGCGACGAATTCGGGCGATTCGCGTCGTTCTGGCGGCGGAGCGCCGGTTTCGAACTCCGACGACTCGCCCGCGACGGCGACCCCGAACCGCCGGGCGAGGGACTCACCGACCGACAGAACGAGGCGCTCCGGACGGCGTACGAACTGGGCTACTTCGACATCCCCCGCGGGGCCACCCTGCGGGAGGTCGCCGACGAACTCGGCATCACCGCGTCCTCGGCCTCCGAGCGACTCCGGCGGGCGCAGACCCGGCTCATCGCCGAGACGGTGGCGACGACGTGGCCGCCGCTTCCGAACTGA